In Thermococcus chitonophagus, the genomic stretch AGTAACAAGGGGGAGAAGTCAAGGAAAGGGGGGATGGAGTCAAGACAGGTACAGGAGAAGAGTTCACAGCCTAGTCCAAGCGAAGGTCAGGCAGATTGAGGAGGCCCTTAGAAGGGCCGATATACCCTTTGATTTGGAGATAGAAGAAAGGGATTACGGTGTCTCAAGGGGAGAGTTTAAGGTTTATGCCAGTAGAGAGGAGCTTGCCGGGTTAGTAAAACCAATGCGAGGCGGAGACGTTGAAATTAGGATAAAACCGGTTGAAAGGAAAGTCCTTGAGTTCGTCCCCCTAAAGGCGGAAACTGCGATAGAAGAAAGGAAGAGCATAATAGTAGGACTGGATCCTGGGATAACTGTGGGAATTGCCGCGATTGATTTAGACGGCAAGATACTTGCTATATACAGCGAGAAGAACATGGCACTAAGCGAGATAGTTCGCTTTATAAGCGAGATTGGACATCCTGTAATAGTTGCAACAGACGTTAATCCTGCCCCAGGATTAGTTGAAAAGATAGCAAGATCGTTTAAAGCACAACTCTTCGTCCCCAGGGAAAGTCTCAAGGTAGAGGAAAAGAACGAGTTGCTCAGGAACCTAGGAATATCAGTGGAAGATGACCACCAGAGAGATGCTCTGGCTGCTGCCTACAAAGCATACCTAAGGTACAAGCCAAAGTTTGAGCATATTGAAGCAAGATTAAGGGAAGTTGGCCTGTGGAAGAAGAGAAACGAGATAAAGGCCCTTGTTTTGACTGGATATAGCCTTGGAGAAGCCATAATGAAGGTCAAGCTTGCTGAAAGACCAAAGGAGGAACACCACGAAGAGGTCAAGCCAGAAGTAGATGTGGCATCTTATATTGAAAAAATAAAGGCTCTCGAGAAGGCAATAGCAGAACTCGAAAGGGAAAACGCAGAACTTAGAGCTATAATCGAAGAACAGAGGAAGATAATTGAAAGGCTGGAGAGAAAGCTCGCGGAATTTGATGAAGGAGTCAGATTTAAAGTACTTAAGGAGAGAGAAATAAGGGCGAGAGATGAGAGAATAGCTATTCTGGAGAAGAAGTTA encodes the following:
- a CDS encoding DUF460 domain-containing protein: MDSVTELGEDLRKFLRALPEGTKLVQVTGRPGEQKSLWSLAKEHGIRITDKFDPYEEAKVAALLASKGVGYEVLAFEDEVLITVTRGRSQGKGGWSQDRYRRRVHSLVQAKVRQIEEALRRADIPFDLEIEERDYGVSRGEFKVYASREELAGLVKPMRGGDVEIRIKPVERKVLEFVPLKAETAIEERKSIIVGLDPGITVGIAAIDLDGKILAIYSEKNMALSEIVRFISEIGHPVIVATDVNPAPGLVEKIARSFKAQLFVPRESLKVEEKNELLRNLGISVEDDHQRDALAAAYKAYLRYKPKFEHIEARLREVGLWKKRNEIKALVLTGYSLGEAIMKVKLAERPKEEHHEEVKPEVDVASYIEKIKALEKAIAELERENAELRAIIEEQRKIIERLERKLAEFDEGVRFKVLKEREIRARDERIAILEKKLKKEKEKVEILARKLAQTRKMHRLELSGKVYPMKVLENLTWKDLEELEKDIGIKRGDIVYVINPAGAGRKIAEHLAKKKIKAIVSQKELPVAVYEVFREERIPVLLEGEDIKVIRLDDFAVVKREELEDIIRKKIKEWDEEEKREELESVLRVIEEYRIERVKELIRKAEEERQ